In a genomic window of Amblyomma americanum isolate KBUSLIRL-KWMA chromosome 4, ASM5285725v1, whole genome shotgun sequence:
- the LOC144130086 gene encoding uncharacterized protein LOC144130086: protein MMSIKSFLVALVVLAALCSLAAAQFGYGGGFGRGYGGGFGRGYGGFGRGYGGYGGYGRGYGGYGGYGRGFYG, encoded by the coding sequence ATGATGAGCATCAAGTCCTTCCTCGTCGCCCTCGTGGTGCTGGCTGCCCTGTGCAGTCTGGCCGCCGCCCAGTTCGGCTATGGTGGAGGCTTCGGACGTGGCTACGGAGGTGGCTTCGGTCGTGGATACGGAGGCTTCGGCCGTGGGTACGGCGGATACGGCGGCTACGGGCGTGGGTATGGAGGCTACGGCGGATACGGGCGCGGCTTCTACGGCTAA